One region of Methanotorris formicicus Mc-S-70 genomic DNA includes:
- a CDS encoding 4Fe-4S binding protein encodes MRKRIYLWVPSENVHKPIISNAILDTKVNINILKAKIEPQEAFLILELNGDEEKVDEAIKYLSKYGEIEEISRVIKRDEEKCVDCGACITMCPVEAIKMDEEFNVVFDENECIGCKSCVKVCPFKAIEVDDI; translated from the coding sequence ATGAGGAAGAGGATATATCTATGGGTTCCATCAGAGAATGTGCACAAACCAATAATCTCAAATGCAATATTGGATACAAAAGTTAACATCAATATTTTAAAGGCAAAAATAGAGCCACAGGAGGCTTTCCTAATCTTAGAATTAAATGGAGATGAGGAGAAAGTTGATGAGGCAATTAAATATTTAAGTAAATATGGAGAAATTGAGGAAATATCAAGGGTTATAAAAAGAGATGAAGAAAAATGCGTTGATTGTGGAGCATGCATAACTATGTGTCCAGTTGAGGCTATTAAGATGGATGAGGAATTTAACGTTGTATTTGATGAAAATGAATGCATAGGATGCAAAAGTTGTGTTAAAGTGTGTCCTTTTAAAGCAATAGAAGTAGATGACATTTAA